GCAGCAAAATCCAACGCGTTGAAGGTGTGGTGCAAGTGAGTTGACGAGGGGTTGAAGTTACATTTACTCGGCAGATCGAGTCGACTAATTTATTTACATCACATGTGTGAATGCAAaattatactttatttttagtATATATAACTTTGGCTACTCGTGAAACCAACTCGAGCAATTGGTGGCCCCTAATTTTCCATTGCTCTGCCCCAGTCCCTAACTCCACCACCCCAACTTGGATCCATCACTTCCTACTCCCCTCAATCATTAATTGTCTTCAAAcgaaacaaaaatataaatgtAATCAACGAAATGATAACCAATTATATATACTTTTTTTTTGGGTTCTCTTCTTCGATATTAAAAATTCAATTAAAGTCTCACGTtgaaaatacataaaaaaaaaataaagagttAATCAAGTGGAATGATATTTTTATTGGTACAAAATATTCTGGGTAAATTTACCAAAAGTaaacaatataatatcatcgtGGAGATATATGACTTCTATTATACAGTATTTAACAACATATTCGAAAAGGATCGAAAGAATTGATCACATTCGATCCGTTTCATAAGAAACTTGATTTAAAACTCGTTAcgaaaataaatattatgataTCGTATTGAAAATAACGATATGATCAAATATTGGTTTTTATGTCGATACAAAAACATCCAACTCCACGTTTGGCCTTATCCAAAAACAAGATAAATTTAATAGCATGCGGCTGCGGACTACGAGGTGCATGTGACATTGAGTAATAAGAACCAAATTTTATACTACTATATATTATAAGACAGAgtagataattaaaataaaaataacaaaaatatcaAATAGATGAGAATTTGAGattttacaaaatcaaattatATGATGCATGTTGGATAATAAAGAAGCaagatatttgaaatttatacATCATATTTGGCtttaaaaattatgaaattttatatatgttttttcaCTTCGAAATGCCATTCACCCTCGTCAATGGTGGGGTCTTCCAGCTCCGGCCTTTTGTTCAGATCAATCTGTTCTTGAAACCAGCACGGTTTCAGCGACTGAGAAGCACGCTCCTCCTCATTTGCGGCGGGGGCCGCGGACAATGTGTTCGTCTGGACTGCGTCGAATCTGGCTCCCACCTCCGCCGCCTTTTTCCGTATGGAGTCGGCGGAGAGGTCTTTAAGACCGCAGCAGatgatctcatctgggaaattGAATTTCGCTGTCGGGCCCCGGAGGTAGTACACGGCGGTGTCATAGGCCCGCGCCGCCGCCTCGGCGGTGTTGTAGGAACCGAGCCAGATTCTTGATCGCTTGTTGGGCTCCCGAATCTCCGCCACCCACTTGCCCCACTTCCGCCTCCTTATGCCCTTGTATGGCTTCTCGCTCCGCCTCCGAGTCACAGCTTTGATTGCACAGTCGCCGCCGCCAGCTTCCATCTCTCTTTGGAATCTAAAATCCCTCAAATGTTGCGCACCAAACTCGTTAACAGCGTCTCTACAAGTAATAGAAAATGTCTCAAAAAATTACAGAAAGAAGTGAGAGGCTATACAGATCGTCGCTTTCTTTTGTGGATTTTGAGTTCTATTATTTCTTCCTCGTTCAAACCAAATTTTATGGGCAAAAAGTAACTTACAAACGACTAAgttgatatataaataaataaattcatatAAATAAGAATGTATATAAATGCATTCATACaatatgtgtgtgtatgtgtataTATGAGTTTACAAAAACTCACGTGAAATGGTCTTATAATTTcattttgtgagatatatattatatttgagtcacctatgaaaaataaaaatattattttttattgtaaatatagagAAAGTTTGACATGTTTTACGAATTAAGATTATCAGATCGCCTCACAAGATTTCTATTgtgtattataattaatcatattTACTTAACATATTAACACTATTATATATAATCATAAATATAAACTATTgtgtattataattaatcatattTACTTAACATATTAACACTATTATATATAATCATAAATATAAACTGATTATTACACATAATATCGTTAAAGAAATATTTGGTTGTATTTGAATGGTAAGACTTGATTTGATGGCTTTGGATTTGGATTCATTAACACTTGACTTCTCTTCACTACGATTTTAATTCAATAagtttcaattttcaaataaatcttcttcaatttaaatttatgtttttaaCAATCAAATTATCAAGTATAAGAGTTATTTCAAatccaaattttaaaatacacgATTTAAATGAAATCCTTCAtaccatttgaaatcttcaCAAAAACTCATATGAATCTGCTACTCATATACAAATTTGTGAGACAATATCACGTAAAATATACTCTAAAGTCTTCCATTCTTATATTCATCCCgtttaaaaaatcattgtttAACGAAAAGAGGTTAAGAAACTAGAAACAAGGCCTCCTTGTTTCTAATTCTtgtcttcttttttttctttttttttttttcatttatacAATAGAAGttatctttttattttattatgcgTATTTTACTAAAAATTCCATCCATCTTGCCTGGTTTATTCATATTACATTCCATTTtcgtttttattatattatgatAAACAACATTGGTTTATTTGTTTcccaaaaagaagaagaagataattTTCCACTCTCAAAACATCacggcaaaaacttatgtgagacgatttcacgggttgtatttgtgagacggatctcttatttgggtcacccgtgaaaaaatattattttttatgctaagagtattacttttattatgaatatgggtagagttgacccgtcttacagattatgaccgtgagacggtctcacatgagacccacacAAATATCACTTTACACTTGttaatttgtttaaaaaaaccaaaaatttattttccaaaTACGTGCaaacaagaaaaagaaaaacgaAAAGTAAAAACACTTCTCTTTCCAAAAAAATAAACCCAAGAATTTGCCTTCCAATTTTATAacaatatattaattattatgtaCCTTCTTGATTCGTTTCTTATATATTccaaattttatgtttaattttatttcttataaatgaaATACTTCATTGTAGCAGAAAGATCTCTTCTCAAAACTGTTTAAACGattattatttttagatttattgTTTGAGTTAAAGTGACGGATACTTACAccaaagaaaattatatatttctCATACGATATTCATATTTCATGGTTAAAATAAGTAAAATAATTGTATCAGCACCACAACAAAACATGACTATTTAGAATATTAAAGCCTAAAATATATCGACTTAAACCACGAATTATGTCATTTTCTCTTAATAGTAACATATATTATGCTAAATTAATTCATCACTTCCTATTCGAATGATAAATTGAGAGAATCCATCTTTATCGATTATTTGCAAATAAATAGCTcggtccttttttttttttttttttttttatattattgttTCGCTGTCTGAAAGCGATATTGGGAAAGAAACGGATAAAAAGATTCGATTAAAATATTGGATATTTtgtatgaataaataaataagtccTACTACTTAGTATTAAACTTCATTCTGTGTAATTTTTAATATGAACTTTATAGATATATATTAGACTTAAATTAATTatcaaaaaaatattagaaaaaaatatatttattggtTAATGTAACATATACATCCGGTGACAATTAAGCCACTAAGATTCGATATATTAGAAATCTCAATATGTGaaattaatattcaaattatACTTATATagcaacataattttttttttttgtggcacgaatatttttatgataaataattcttatgttattatttgagcaaaaacttgtgtgagacggtctcacgagtcatattttgcgagacagatctcttatttgagtcatctatgaaaaaatattactttttatgttaaaaatattatttttttgtgaatattgataggattgactcgtctcacaaaataatattaattagtTGTTTTTATCCAAAAATTTACAATTTTTATAAGATGACTCTCTTCCTATTTTCTCGAGTATACattaatttctattattttttaaacattgcCGCATTTTTCTTTGGTATGATTTAATTTCTATGCTCTTTTTAAATCGTTTCTATTAGTcagatatttattttatctgcCCCGAGCAATAATTATCATTAATAATGAGTATATACTAATGTTTTCCCCTTTATAAAATATGTTCCTAATTTCCTATGTAACCAAAAGTTGACTCAATGATGGGTCGACGCAATAAGAAATAAAAGAAGATAAATTAAGACTAATACATAATACGAAGCGGCGGAGCGGTCCAAAGAGTGTTTGGCACGTATTAATTGCACAATTAGTGTATTTAAGATTTAAGATTAAGATAATATACGTTTTTCATTAATAATTTGTAGGAGGTGGCTGCTATGTTGTGAAGACAGAGTAATATCGTGCATTCTTTGTTGTAACAAAAACTATACGAGTGAATATGAGATGTTATCGATCCTTACAACTTGACATTTctgaaaataattaataatattaatttcattCCATAAGCTacgaaatatatttttcattataaataattaaaatatcatttagatATTCATCTCACATTCGATTACGAAAATTTTTCTTCAGGATATTCATAGCTGAAAATGCTCTTTCCACTATAGTAGTTGCGACCTGTAAAATAAAAGAAGTAGATTttttgtgagatgggtcaaccctactgatattcacaataaaaagtaatattcttagtataaaaggtaatattttttcatgaatgactcaaataagagactcgtctcacaaaatacgactcgtaaaaccgtctcacataaattttggCCAAATAAAATTCAAAGTCACGAGCTTGTAAACTAACGAGTATGACACATATTCTTATTTGTACCATATTTCTAGAAAATATCACCAAAGTCCTTGTAATTCAGAAACTTCAAAATTCACACGAATACTCGTCACAAACTTCTCAAATTGATCCGGAAGTGACAAATGCtcaatatgcaatttttttttgggaaaaagTGAGACAATTAATCAATGGATAATTTCACATCAAAATTCATTCATTCTTACATTTGATTTTCACAAGTTAAAAATCACGACTCACGCATGTAAGATTTAAATGTGAATAGTTCGATACATCTTTGGGGGCTGTACGTTAGGATATAGTTTGATACGAACGATGAAATTCAATATCTTTACATCATTTTATGTTCAACTCAGATGTTACGATATTTAAGTTCGGATAGCTATGTTATTAATATATCATCCACCATATGAGTCGATTGATACTTGTAAGTTGAAGTTAACCCGTATGATGATGGAGATTGATATATATTATTTCTCGACAAAAATAATTATAGCTGACTATTTCTCGAACTATGCCGGTACCATGTTAGATATTATAATTTAGCATGATTCCGTAGGTTGTACCTAAcggtattattattaatttcatCACTAGATTGTACCAAACCATTCAAAAAGACTTTTACGGAATCTCCGATTTTTAATCCGGCCACACTGCGTAGACTAACTTAAATTCCACGTTAATCGGCTCGAGTATGAATTTATTTTGTCGCTTCTTTTCCTTCCTCTCACTATCTTGTTATTGATAAGAATTTTCGAATTGTACATCATAAATCGGTTCAATTGAAGTTGAGGAAATGCAAATGTGATAAATCCATGTTGTTTCTCATGAAAACTTGCGGGGTGTGACATGTCAAAAGTGAAATGATCTAACTTCTTTTATCTAGCGTTGTGTGTCTCGATTCGACTGTTTATTGTAATTCATTAGATATTGAAAGGGGGCTGTTGATCATAAACATGCATGAGATAAATTATAgtgtgtatcagaagttagtgttgtgctttggtgttgtcaacacgagcacacaacatgcagcggaaattgATTGTTTAACACACACATAAACTTTTAATAAATAAACACCAAATTTTACCAGATGCACAAAGTGATCAACCGAACACAAAAAAGATTCGCATCAAAATAGGCTTGGCTCTAGTAATTTTCTTCTATGGAAGAACTCCTCGGCCCATCCTATCAAAAGCTCACACCAAAAGACTCATCAAAAACTCCTACAAAAGTGATCACCCGATCACAGAAAATTTCAGCAGCTGCACAATAAAACGATCACCAGATCATATAAAAACTGCAGAGCAAATATATGTTAGACTCTTGTGATTTTCTATCTGCGAAAAACTCTCCCGTACAACTCTCTGAAAAACCCCACGAAAAGGCACACACGAAAAACTCCCACAAAAAGGACTCTCTTCTCTCTAACTCTCTCTTCGCGGTCGTGAGTCCCCCATATTTATATTCAATGCTTGATCTAGAAACAATTCATAAAAGAGTTCTATAAAATATTGAAACAAGATTTCATTACataaaactcttttaaacaaggataaaatatctttaaaataaaaatattattaaaaacaaatcctataataTCTAAAGATAAATCAGCCATAATCTTATCAAttagaaataaatcaaacacgATCTTATAATTTAGAAAGACAAAATCTTAAATTAATATCAATttagcaaaaaaaaaacaataataaaaaaataaaatattcttttCAGGTATGACTTCAAAGCTTAAGATGTAAACCGAGGAATATGATGAAATTATAGAAAAAAATCCATCAAcaacatcaaatttaattatgttgTTATGAATTTAAACGacatttttacaaaaaaaattgaaagaatatgtcaaaaatatattcaagtaaagcaaaaacttgtgtgagacggtctcacgtgtcgtatttgcgagacggatatcttatttaggtcacccatgaaaaagtattactttttatgctaagagtattactttttattgtgaatatgggtagggtcgacccgtctcacggattatgacccgtgagacggtctcacatgagactaactCTTCAAGTAAAGCATACATAATCAATTATCACTCTTATGTAACTTGATAACAAATTGTTGGAAAAACATAGGTAAATCATTTTTCAGCAAGAACAACAATGACTAAATAAATATCGAAAAACTAATAGTATAATTTGTTTGTCAATGCCTCACAATCTATGTTCATAATGATCACTATTTTCAAGATAGTAGCATTGAAAATCTTGGACcacaaaatatttaaaactttTCTCAGATGATTTTGTACTAAACAGCCACAAATATTGGCAGCTTATTAATTTGGCAGGGGTTCCCTACAATGTACATGGCATGGTTGTTTCTGTCGAGTGAATACATATGTTCACACAATTTCACACTCACTGCTACATGACATATTCTATTAGGTTTGATGTTATAATCAATATAATTACTAATTCACACCTTCAACAATTTTCATAGTCGAACACTTGAAAACTTGATCAAACATCGGCCCACGAAACCATTTGGAAGAAACCAAGCACAAATTACTTGATTCACGATGAGAAGTTAGCTGATCATATGAAATAACCTTTCTCGGTGCTATATGAACAACACATTCATTTATGTTCGAATACGAATTTTTTctagagtagatctcttgtgagatgatctcacgaatctttatctgtgagaagggtcaaccctaccgatattcacagtaaaaaataatattcttgacattaaaagtaatatttttttatggatgacccaaataagaaatatgtctcacaaaatactacCCGTGTGACCgtttcacataagtttttgtgttTTGTGTCTGACTAGAATTTTGAACTTGAGTTGTTCACAATTTCTAACataaatatatttgttttaatatttttaaatttaattaattatcttTAGAAATCTAATTAATAATCATAATTAGAAAGAAATTTATTTATGCTAATTTTTTGTAAATCCGAGGTTAAAGAATAGAGTgataaatattttgataatttCAAGGATTTGAAAAAAAAGTGATAATATTAGATATGATAAATATAGTtacattaaaaattttaattcggtatttaaaataacttatattaaattaaatatagaatACTTTTTCTCGACACACGTACGAGTATCACACAAAATAAAACACAATAGTCGAACACAATGGACAAAAGGCAATACAAATCATCGTCAATTGTCCAACACCAACACCATGGTTTACACACAGTTTGGAGAAGCTTGTTAAAGATTAAATCTCGACAAGTGAATATACCACTAACATGAATCGACTGGCAACATGGCAAGTTCCAATCCATAGTAACATTCCACAGTATTTGGTTCAAATTGGAAATTAAAACAAACTTGTATTTAGACAAGAGGAGGGTACTGCTTCGCCTGCTGTCGAACCCTCTTCTTATATTCTGTTGTGTCCTGCATGTGTGTTACGACGAGGAATTCTTGATCACCAAATAATTCCAGAAATATACAATAAGGTATCAATGAATTGAATCGAGGGGGAACAGGAGGGCTTAAGATCAAATTAACaagaaatgtttatggaatCAGTCCACaaattggggggggggggggggggggggggggtgggagGCGGGGAAGAAGCATATTCGGCAGGTGATAACAATGACATAACATGGCTGAGATAATAGAATACTAAGTGCTATGAAATATCTATACGATCAGCACACAAAATGGAAACCAACAAGTTGCAATTCAGTACGTGATAACAATAATTCACAACCAAAAACAGATGTTCTGCAATACTATTCTTGAATAATTACACCCAAGTATAATTGGTCAatgcaaatattttttttaaaaaaatttaagggaagtgaaagaaatgcaAATGGAGACAACGACAACCTTTTTTTATATATCTAATACCTGAATAAACAGATGGTAACCCTCAGTTTGtgctggatcagatggatttggtTGATCCAACAAATCTTGAATGCCAACCAAGATTTGCTTCACAGTGATGGCTGGTCGCCAGccctataaatatatataagaaaGAGGTGGGGAAAACAAGTTGTTTtatatttgaaatgagcatTAATCAATGATTGATAATAGAAAGCAATTGAAATATACTTACACTATCTTCATTGAGAATTGAGAGGCAAACAGTTCCAGAGGGATATATGTTTGGATGGAAAAAACCTTGGGGAAATTTACATTTCGGTGGCTTACTAGGATAATCTTCACTAAACTGCATCGTGAGAGGGTAATAACCACCATCCCAGTCCGTCTGCGAGACCATCAATTATTAAATAGTGCTAATCACGGTTCATCGCTCTCAATTTATTCAGAACGAGCATTTCATAATATTGGCGTTGAAACTCcgaagtatatatataaaaataatcccAACCTCAACCACAAGAAAAAGAATAAATATGATCGGGCTTGACAAAAATAATCCCAACCTCAACTCATCCAAACTCAAATGACtgacaaacatgcaaataaaaataatagtttGGTAAATTATGTTTTGTGAACCAGCTTCAATACTTATAACTGTATCTAAAATGTGTTACCTAAAATATCATCaccttttataatttaatgtgTAATTGCTAAATGTCTATTCCTAAAATTCACGTTAAACGAAAAAAGTAACAGTTTCATCGAAATTTTTTATCAAAAAACTtatgtaattttattttctatttttaaaaaattaatcaagAGTTACTAAAACAACAAAGTGATTTTGTAATTTATAAAATGTCTTTGCACACATGCAAAATGTGGGCTTGATTTCCAGTACAAAATTAAACCATTGCCATTTAAGTGAGTTAAAAAAAAGATGTGCAAACATGCTAAATGCTTCTTTTATTCAAGCATAGAGCAAAGATAGGTGAGACAAACAGCACCCCAAATCGTAACTACCTTATTATTAATACATAAAAGAGGCTAATAGAATCAAGTGAAGACAAAGTTGCCAAGCACTGCGGAGATACCAAACGCACTACGTAGCAACCTCGACAGTTTCTAGAAAGATAATTCTGTTTTCAAACTTTTAAGTAAGAAATGAGAAGACAGATAGCCGAATTATGCCATATCCCACCCATAAAGGGAGAAAACATACATCATATTCATACAAAAGAAGAAGCAGAAACCGATTCAAGTTCAGTTGCTGAAACAACACATCCCATAATTGGTTCTTTGATGCCTCTTTACAAGGTGGACAACTTTATATTTCAGATACTGGATACCAAAAAACTCTAATTTAAGATCATTAACCATCATCTTCAAGCCCATCCTGATCAGAGCAAAAGTACATCTAGCAATTCTGGCAATCTGTCTATCAAATATTTTCCATTGTCACATTGTCACCGCTGCAAATATTTTCCATCACTAAGAACGAATCTAGTTATGACTAAGGACCATGAGATCCCAAGAGTTCCACCGAC
This Primulina eburnea isolate SZY01 chromosome 2, ASM2296580v1, whole genome shotgun sequence DNA region includes the following protein-coding sequences:
- the LOC140823592 gene encoding SUMO-conjugating enzyme SCE1-like — protein: MRSNLNRLFSLRYKSSTALKLESLLLILSSVKEFTHKGNFYIWRRMSGGIARGRLIEERKSWRKNHPHGFVAKPETLPDGTVNMMVWHCTIPGKAGTDWDGGYYPLTMQFSEDYPSKPPKCKFPQGFFHPNIYPSGTVCLSILNEDSGWRPAITVKQILVGIQDLLDQPNPSDPAQTEGYHLFIQDTTEYKKRVRQQAKQYPPLV
- the LOC140824786 gene encoding ethylene-responsive transcription factor ERF011-like; amino-acid sequence: MEAGGGDCAIKAVTRRRSEKPYKGIRRRKWGKWVAEIREPNKRSRIWLGSYNTAEAAARAYDTAVYYLRGPTAKFNFPDEIICCGLKDLSADSIRKKAAEVGARFDAVQTNTLSAAPAANEEERASQSLKPCWFQEQIDLNKRPELEDPTIDEGEWHFEVKKHI